The Aythya fuligula isolate bAytFul2 chromosome 2, bAytFul2.pri, whole genome shotgun sequence genome contains a region encoding:
- the IDI1 gene encoding isopentenyl-diphosphate Delta-isomerase 1, translated as MPEVSTDSLDEQQVRLLAEMCILIDENDRRVGADTKKNCHLNENIDKGLLHRAFSVFLFNTENKLLLQQRSNAKITFPDCFTNTCCSHPLSHPLELEENDAIGVRRAAQRRMKAELGIPMEQVTPEEILYLTRIHYKAKSDGIWGEHEIDYILFVQKDVTLNPDPNEIQSYCYVTQKELKQLLDRASRNEVKITPWFKLIAETFLFKWWDNLPNLDKFVDHEKIHRM; from the exons ATGCCCGAGGTGAGCACTGACAGCCTGGACGAGCAGCAGGTGCGGCTGCTGGCCGAGATGTGCATCCTGATCGACGAGAACGACCGGAGGGTGGGAGCGGACACCAAGAAGAACTGCCACCTGAACGAGAACATCGATAAAG gattATTGCACCGAGCATTCAGCGTTTTCTTAttcaatacagaaaacaaactgttaCTGCAGCAGAGGTCAAATgctaaaattacatttccag ATTGTTTTACCAACACTTGCTGTAGCCACCCACTGAGCCACCCACtggaactggaagaaaatgatgCCATCGGTGTTCGAAGAGCTGCACAAAGACGAATGAAAGCAGAGTTAGGAATCCCCATGGAGCAG GTAACTCCGGAGGAAATCCTCTACCTGACCCGAATTCACTACAAGGCCAAGTCTGATGGGATCTGGGGTGAACACGAAATAGACTATATCCTGTTTGTGCAGAAGGATGTAACGCTGAACCCTGATCCGAACGAGATCCAGAGCTACTGTTACGTGACGCAGAAAGAACTGAAACAGCTCTTGGACAGAGCCTCCAGGAACGAAGTCAAGATTACTCCGTGGTTTAAACTGATTGCAGAGACCTTTCTGTTTAAGTGGTGGGACAACTTGCCTAACTTGGACAAGTTTGTTGatcatgaaaaaatacacagaatgtAA